The following coding sequences lie in one Metallumcola ferriviriculae genomic window:
- the sigK gene encoding RNA polymerase sporulation sigma factor SigK: MIPGLTTFGSLLVLQTIALIVAYMSNNAFPYPLSDEDEKRYLEEFARGDQDARNTLIEHNLRLVAHITKKFEGTGVDVDDLISIGTIGLIKGINTYDTSKGTKLATYAARCIENEILMHLRSRKKIRGEVSLHDPIGVDKEGNEITLMDVLGTDLDTVAETVELKQERKRVLEHVKNLNKREKQVLEWRYGLFNGLRKTQRDIAKKLGISRSYVSRIEKKAIQKLIKDLQS; the protein is encoded by the coding sequence ATGATTCCCGGTTTAACTACTTTCGGCAGCTTGTTAGTGCTCCAAACCATCGCTTTAATTGTGGCATATATGTCCAATAATGCTTTCCCTTATCCTCTTTCCGACGAAGATGAAAAACGCTACCTTGAGGAATTTGCCCGTGGTGATCAGGATGCACGTAACACATTGATTGAGCATAACCTCAGACTGGTTGCTCATATAACTAAAAAATTTGAGGGCACCGGAGTGGATGTAGATGATTTAATTTCCATAGGAACCATTGGCTTAATTAAAGGTATTAATACCTACGATACTTCAAAAGGAACGAAGCTTGCTACCTATGCTGCCCGGTGTATTGAAAATGAAATCTTGATGCATTTACGATCACGAAAAAAAATTCGCGGTGAAGTATCTTTACACGACCCTATTGGGGTAGATAAAGAGGGGAATGAAATTACCCTAATGGATGTATTAGGGACGGATTTGGATACAGTCGCTGAAACCGTGGAATTAAAACAGGAAAGAAAGCGTGTGCTTGAACATGTGAAGAATTTGAATAAGCGGGAAAAGCAGGTGCTGGAGTGGCGTTACGGGCTGTTTAACGGCTTGAGAAAGACACAGCGGGATATTGCTAAAAAGCTTGGGATATCTAGGTCTTATGTATCGAGAATTGAAAAGAAGGCGATTCAGAAGTTGATTAAAGACTTACAGTCTTAA
- a CDS encoding DUF1540 domain-containing protein — protein sequence MSKIHCTVNNCHYYKQGNICDASEILVTSDQIGATLPDNADATQAQNMGVTPTNTCMETCCKSFVHQNSAQTNVDGIIRK from the coding sequence ATGAGTAAAATTCACTGCACGGTAAATAACTGCCACTATTATAAGCAGGGAAACATTTGTGATGCATCAGAAATTCTGGTGACGTCTGACCAAATCGGCGCAACTTTGCCGGATAATGCAGATGCCACCCAAGCCCAGAATATGGGCGTAACACCGACTAACACCTGTATGGAAACCTGCTGCAAAAGTTTTGTCCATCAAAATTCGGCACAAACAAACGTTGATGGCATAATTAGGAAATAG